Proteins found in one Dendropsophus ebraccatus isolate aDenEbr1 unplaced genomic scaffold, aDenEbr1.pat pat_scaffold_773_ctg1, whole genome shotgun sequence genomic segment:
- the LOC138779822 gene encoding neuropeptide Y receptor type 1 has product MNFSTDYSNQSTNESFFPNMTSIIPLDEDIDCTLPLAIIFTLSLAYGVVIILGLSGNLALIIIILKQKEMRNVTNILIVNLSFSDLLATIMCLPFTLVYTLMDHWIFGEVMCKLNEYIQCVSVTVSIFSLVLIAIERHQLIINPRGWRPNNRHACVGITAIWIVAMAGSLPFMIYNSLTDEPFRNISIDSYIGKYVCMQEFPKEKFRLSYTTLLFVVQYVGPLFFIFVCYTKIFLRLKRRNNMMDKMRDNKYRSSETKRINIMLFSIVVGFALCWLPFFIFNLVFDWNHEAIATCNHNLLFLICHLTAMISTCVNPIFYGFLNKNFQRDLQFFFNFCDFRSREDDYETIAMSTMHTDVSKTSLKQASPIA; this is encoded by the exons ATGAATTTTTCAACAGATTACAGTAATCAGTCAACTAATGAATCATTCTTCCCAAACATGACCAGCATTATTCCATTAGATGAAGACATAGACTGTACTTTGCCACTGGCAATAATTTTCACCCTATCTCTGGCCTATGGAGTTGTTATCATACTTGGACTCTCTGGAAATTTGGCTCTTATTATCATTATATTGAAGCAAAAAGAGATGCGCAATGTCACCAATATTCTCATTGTAAATCTCTCATTTTCTGATCTTTTAGCAACAATAATGTGTCTCCCATTTACTTTGGTTTACACCCTAATGGATCACTGGATATTTGGAGAAGTAATGTGTAAGCTGAATGAATATATTCAGTGTGTTTCAGTCactgtttctattttttcattggTCCTCATTGCTATTGAGCGCCATCAACTCATCATAAATCCTCGTGGATGGAGACCAAATAACAGACATGCTTGTGTTGGAATTACAGCAATTTGGATTGTAGCCATGGCTGGTTCTTTGCCTTTTATGATATACAATTCTTTAACAGATGAGCCGTTTCGGAATATAAGCATTGATTCCTACATTGGGAAATATGTGTGCATGCAAGAGTTCCCAAAGGAGAAGTTCAGACTTTCATATACAACTTTGCTATTTGTTGTACAGTACGTGGGACCACTCTTCTTTATTTTTGTCTGCTATACAAAG ATATTTCTCAGATTAAAAAGACGGAACAACATGATGGACAAGATGAGAGACAATaagtacagatccagtgaaacaAAGAGAATCAATATCATGCTGTTTTCCATTGTGGTTGGATTTGCTTTATGTTGGCTGCCGTTTTTCATCTTCAACTTAGTATTTGATTGGAACCACGAGGCAATTGCGACCTGCAACCATAACTTGTTATTTCTGATTTGCCATCTGACAGCAATGATCTCTACTTGTGTTAATCCAATCTTCTACGGTTTCCTCAACAAAAACTTTCAGAGGGATCTCCAGTTCTTCTTTAATTTCTGTGACTTTAGATCTCGAGAAGATGATTATGAGACCATAGCTATGTCTACCATGCACACTGATGTTTCTAAAACATCTCTTAAACAAGCAAGCCCAATAGCATAA